The following are from one region of the Lytechinus pictus isolate F3 Inbred chromosome 4, Lp3.0, whole genome shotgun sequence genome:
- the LOC129259123 gene encoding adenylate kinase 9-like isoform X38, which yields MEILKTMAENEEETNLPQFGAPTPSVTIDMLETRPNTHILLDSVTPAAGEGVHRGGSRLDPAGGAVSRALSVVSGSNAQESHISDMIKRMEEDPFDEDQTELRFLHSKPTCFIILGKPGVGKTTLAKRLAQAWRCQMVNVTELMLQHINLQTEMGVRLQEILHKGGAVPEELAVKLIEDKINSPEVAHHGYVLDDFPCVNEEYMNASDQLEFIKNWKLKPDFIINLRIPDEDLEMRRIGQRVDSLNNTLYAQDVWNPEKPEPQQKKGGGEDEEEEDEEEEEEEEPEMNLDPEMGEEEKIELTMEIIERLVQRPEDLKPHAAESIDAYKDKLLKMFEDYMADHDQQYLIEMDGNKTAPFLFRELMNKLNTYILRRAAVPIRLQNAEEEDIPDDIETEELMRTLGGTNLVAPRYRWRRSKWARACPVELQKGNVVQGKPEFAVGFLDKIYVMSGPDAMETFLKNPRPYLVSPQPRPPCKLCVVGPPLSGKTSLCHLLSHKFNARVLDVNELIKSRMESHKGKQIELAKQEAIESAVATIKAKLREKEETGSEGDGPDDHDDAPEEKSRIKAAEETEGEAEASEEKEEEGETTAQDSVTGVTEGDGTETIAASQHPTEDLSTITGVAPTVSQISEDVDENHPEVIQMVEAAVKEAEKLSYPIGADQYADCVEEAVVEIHRELRKKDPNGPGAGGWIIDNFPQSRDHWTVLLDRGLAPDEVICLKDSSENGLYLMKRWYRLNRDEVDTKARERKEAEEREKQRVLDDARIQEELEKEEAAKAAAAAVEEGGDEDAAKTQEEKPEGEKEEGDQEGEAEGEKDGEKDGEAAGEGGAGGGEEGEAKTEEEEEEEDKPPPVPVPEEDPLPPDGPETSKFKDQRNEFEREWPSIQALLTGTINLDPIQIEIENKKTEDIIKESHTMVELPYTYRPWEYNSIDMDEEDEDAAAEADEEGDEMEEEEDEEVTKNKKKQFGDTKHFCPVALKEKFVLWPSNPEIAAKYREKVYYCSNPEARDKFIAEPTTFVAKGRPFQPPPVRLLMLGPKGAGKSLHARAMADKLGLFHISFKDRLQELIIKKTKKKIGPEFEEEEEEPEEEEPEEEEPVEGLKDGIPVVSEPNDAAAAEQTEEDNEEGGEEEQEVELNEFEENIKGNLMGDESLSIDSLEKIIPDWWNLEPYKSTGFILEGFPRTSEEAQFMAENGFFPDAAILLNVEDSDITSRMLPPKLEKWRKRRDRRVARREKRKAKKKKEREEAIKKRRQELISEADDRKAKRQAELRAQRAADRDSDDSEPSDEEGFDDEEEEDIEAMLAEEFEEEEEEEEEEEELEEDAVERLKNEIGEVYDDDTSRIAGLQETLDEIMIPRMELNGGRKPHIVRFTLEQSLRPVQEFRESLFEKVYPIREMVARKMLQIGYKHQSRFGRWCPVKLLEGDCIQPMQGHTYPTFPAVYRQHIYFMSTPQAREEFVMHPLKYLKQPSPKPVVPVRMAIIGPPKSGKTSLANRFASDYGMMRLSIGEAVRFILTQQPKTQLAKLINAQIKKGIPLPDELAIRALEVNLLDTRSSTRGYVLDGYPVSKHQVDLMTEHGIIPVVILELSVDSRELMVRGMKDRHSSERLLPLHDSAQILALKIAAWQKEITSVREYYKETHKNWVSVTGEKSKWWVWNRAADHSKDSVRRIQDYLQRISEGKAASIADMCITPKEFFSRLGDFGQYCPVSLAKDGELVDCAGQINLDNAAEFRGRYYKMENPEKVKEFLARPELYVPPQAPRALPPPELLPKRRTAIDAKKMFPMQIELQGYCPVTYLDGKLRYEAILPGNPDLIVEYRENMYCFDSEEKLQKFMRYPERYYNLKLPHKLPPRKDPLLVTSLPMLGYMEQTISTAITKALTATGCFKPKFPFVSPSRSALLYLAFHLKAYNPKSSDYVRKKYRKKLDQFEEHCELIRYLGNQMGPRSRSPKELPIDFDHKMLLFLNLKGREPTPSTLVAM from the exons ATGGAGATCTTGAAAACTATGGCGGAGAACGAG GAAGAAACAAATTTACCCCAGTTTGGGGCCCCAACCCCAAGTGTAACAATAGACATGTTAGAGACCCGTCCAAACACCCATATTCTGCTGGATTCAGTGACACCAGCAGCTGGAGAGGGGGTGCACAGAGGAGGTAGTAGGCTAGACCCTGCAGGCGGTGCTGTGAGCAGGGCATTGAGTGTCGTTAGTGGAAGCAATGCACAGGAAAGTCACATCTCGGATATGATCAAACGTATGGAGGAAGATCCCTTTGATGAAGACCAG ACTGAGCTTCGTTTCCTCCACTCTAAGCCCACATGTTTCATCATCCTGGGTAAACCTGGTGTTGGTAAGACCACCTTAGCCAAGAGGTTAGCCCAGGCATGGAGATGTCAGATGGTGAATGTAACGGAGTTGATGCTCCAGCATATTAACCTCCAGACGGAGATGGGTGTAAGACTCCAGGAGATCCTTCATAAAGGTGGAGCAGTCCCAGAGGAGCTTGCCGTCAAGCTGATAGAGGATAAGATTAACTCGCCAGAGGTGGCACATCATG GTTATGTTTTGGATGATTTCCCCTGTGTAAATGAAGAGTACATGAATGCTTCAGATCAATTAGAATTTATCAAGAATTGGAAACTTAAACCAGATTTCATCATCAACTTGAGG ATACCTGATGAAGACCTTGAGATGAGGCGGATTGGACAACGAGTAGATTCACTAAACAACACACTGTATGCACAGGATGTATGGAACCCTGAGAAACCAGAACCACAGCAGaagaaaggaggaggagaagatgaagaggaggaagatgaagaagaggaggaggaagaagaaccAGAAATGAATCTAGACCCTGAAATG ggagaggaagagaagaTTGAATTGACGATGGAGATTATTGAGAGATTGGTTCAGAGACCTGAAGATCTTAAGCCCCATGCCGCTGAGAGTATCGATGCTTACAAAGATAAACTACTCAAGATGTTTGAG GATTATATGGCAGATCATGATCAGCAATACCTGATTGAGATGGACGGGAACAAAACGGCTCCTTTCCTCTTCAGAGAACTCATGAACAAACTCAATACCTACATCCTCCGTCGGGCTGCCGTACCAATCCGCCTCCAGAACGCTGAGGAAGAAGACATCCCTGACGATATTGAGACAGAAGAACTTATGAGGACATTGGGCGGGACCAATTTGGTTGCCCCAAGATACAGGTGGAGGAGGAGCAAGTGGGCGAGGGCGTGTCCTGTTGAGCTCCAGAAAGGGAATGTTGTCCAGGGAAAGCCGGAATTCGCAGTTGG ATTCTTGGATAAGATCTATGTAATGTCAGGCCCTGATGCTATGGAGACCTTCTTGAAGAACCCTCGTCCATACCTAGTTAGTCCTCAGCCTAGACCTCCATGTAAGCTGTGCGTAGTAGGACCACCTCTTTCAGGGAAGACATCGCTGTGTCATCTGCTCTCTCACAAGTTCAATGCAAGG GTACTAGATGTGAATGAACTAATCAAATCACGGATGGAGTCTCACAAAGGCAAGCAGATTGAACTAGCTAAACAAGAAGCCATAGAGTCAGCTGTAGCAACAATCAAAGCCAAACtcagagaaaaggaagaaa CTGGATCGGAAGGGGATGGTCCTGATGATCACGATGATGCCCCTGAAG AGAAATCAAGAATAAAGGCGGCTGAAGAAACTGAAGGAGAAGCTGAGGCTTcagaggagaaagaagaagaag GCGAGACCACTGCCCAGGATTCTGTTACAGGAGTGACTGAAGGAGACGGTACAGAGACCATTGCTGCGTCACAGCATCCCACCGAAGACCTGTCTACCATTACCGGGGTTGCTCCTACTGTATCACAGATATCTGAAGATGTGGATGAAAACCACCCAGAG GTGATCCAAATGGTAGAAGCTGCAGTGAAGGAAGCTGAGAAGCTCTCCTATCCCATAGGTGCTGATCAGTATGCAGACTGTGTAGAGGAAGCTGTAGTTGAGATACATAGAGAACTCAGAAAGAAAGATCCTAATGGACCTGG TGCTGGTGGATGGATCATTGATAACTTCCCTCAATCCCGGGACCACTGGACAGTCTTGCTTGACCGTGGTCTGGCCCCTGATGAGGTCATCTGCCTCAAGGACAGCAGTGAGAACGGTCTTTACCTGATGAAGCGATGGTACAGACTCAACAGAGATGAGGTGGACACCAAGGCGAGAGAGAGGAAAGAagcagaagagagagagaaacaaaggGTCTTAGACGATGCAAG GATACAAGAGGAACTTGAGAAGGAAGAAGCGGCTAAAGCAGCAGCAGCGGCAGTAGAAGAgggtggtgatgaagatg CAGCAAAAACGCAGGAAGAGAAAcctgaaggagaaaaagaagaaggagaccAAGAAGGAGAAGCAGAAGGAGAAAAGGATGGAGAGAAGGATGGAGAGGCAGCTGGAGAAGGAGGAGCAGGAGGTGGAGAGGAAGGAGAAG CTAAGActgaggaagaagaagaggaagaggataAACCTCCTCCTGTTCCTGTCCCTGAAGAAGACCCTCTTCCTCCCGATGGTCCAGAGACAAGCAAGTTCAAAGATCAGAGGAATGAGTTTGAGAGAGAGTGGCCGTCCATCCAAGCTCTACTCACAGGAACTATCAACCTTGATCCGATCCAGATAGAGATTGAGAACAAGAAGACTGAGGATATCATCAAGGAATCACATACCATGGTGGAAC TACCGTACACCTACAGACCATGGGAGTATAATAGTATTGATATGGATGAAGAGGATGAAGATGCAGCAGCTGAAGCTGATGAGGAGGGAGATGAGATGGAGGAAGAAGAG gaTGAGGAAGTCACTAAGAATAAGAAGAAGCAGTTTGGTGATACCAAGCACTTCTGTCCTGTAGCTCTGAAGGAGAAGTTTGTCCTATGGCCTAGTAACCCAGAGATAGCAGCTAAGTACAGGGAGAAGGTCTACTACTGTTCCAACCCAGAGGCTAGGGATAAGTTCATCGCTGAACCAACCACGTTTGTGGCTAAAGGAAGGCCGTTTCAG CCTCCTCCAGTTCGGCTGTTAATGCTTGGCCCCAAGGGTGCAGGCAAGTCCCTCCATGCAAGAGCTATGGCAGACAAACTAGGCCTGTTCCACATCAGCTTCAAAGATCGGCTCCAGGAACTCATCATCAAGAAGACCAAGAAGAAGATAGGACCAGAGtttgaagaggaggaggaggagccaGAAGAGGAAGAGCCAGAAGAGGAAGAGCCAGTAGAAGGACTGAAGGATGGAATACCAGTTGTATCAGAACCAAATGATG CTGCTGCTGCAGAACAGACTGAGGAGGACAATGAAGAAGGG GGAGAGGAGGAGCAGGAGGTGGAGTTGAATGAGTTTGAAGAGAACATCAAGGGTAACCTAATGGGTGATGAATCACTCAGCATAGACTCACTGGAGAAGATTATACCAGACTGGTGGAATTTAGAACCTTACAA ATCAACTGGTTTCATCTTGGAAGGGTTCCCTCGCACCTCCGAGGAAGCTCAATTCATGGCTGAAAATGGCTTTTTCCCAGACGCTGCTATCCTGCTCAATGTAGAAGATTCAGACATCACAAGCAGAATGCTCCCGCCCAAGCTGGAGAAATGGCGTAAGCGACGTGATCGCAGGGTGGCACGGAGAGAGAAGCGTAAGgccaagaagaagaaggagcGAGAGGAGGCGATCAAGAAGCGACGACAAGAACTCATCTCAGAGGCGGATGATAGGAAAGCAAAGAGACAG GCAGAGTTAAGG GCTCAGAGAGCAGCAGATAGAGACAGCGATGACTCAGAACCATCAGATGAAGAAGGGTTTGATGATGAGGAAGAGGAAGATATCGAGGCTATGCTGGCTGAAGAGTttgaagaagaggaggaagaagaggaagaggaggaggagttAGAAGAAGACGCCGTTGAGAGACTGAAGAATGAAATTGGCGAGGTGTATGATGATGATACAAGTCGCATCGCAGGCTTACAg GAAACTCTTGACGAGATCATGATCCCTCGGATGGAACTGAACGGAGGTCGCAAGCCTCACATTGTCCGCTTCACCCTTGAGCAGAGTCTGAGACCCGTCCAGGAGTTTAGAGAGAGTCTCTTTGAGAAGGTGTATCCTATCAGGGAGATGGTAGCTAGGAAGATGCTACAGATTGGTTATAAACATCAGTCAAGGTTTGGAAGATGGTGTCCTGTAAAGCTACTGGAAGGAGACTGTATACAACCAATGCAG GGTCACACCTACCCAACGTTCCCAGCAGTATACCGTCAGCACATTTACTTCATGTCTACCCCTCAAGCTAGAGAGGAGTTTGTCATGCATCCATTGAAGTATCTGAAGCAACCGTCTCCCAAGCCTGTTGTCCCTGTAAGGATGGCCATCATTGGACCACCAAAGTCTGGAAAAACTTCAT TGGCCAACCGATTTGCATCAGATTACGGTATGATGAGACTGTCTATCGGTGAAGCAGTCAGGTTTATCTTGACCCAACAACCCAAGACACAGCTAGCTAAACTTATCAATGCTCAGATCAAGAAGGGTATCCCGCTCCCTGATGAACTTGCCATACGAGCCCTAGAGGTCAATCTCCTTGATACGAGGTCATCGACCAGAGG CTACGTCCTTGATGGTTACCCAGTCTCCAAACACCAGGTTGATCTAATGACAGAGCACGGTATTATCCCAGTGGTTATTCTTGAGCTTAGTGTTGATAGCAGGGAACTCATGGTCAGAGGAATGAAAGATAGACATTCTTCAGAAAG gtTGTTACCGCTCCATGACAGCGCCCAGATCTTAGCTCTGAAGATTGCTGCCTGGCAGAAAGAGATTACTTCTGTGAGGGAGTATTATAAAGAGACTCATAAGAACTGGGTCAGTGTGACAGGAGAGAAGTCTAAGTGGTGGGTTTGGAACAGAGCTGCTGACCATTCTAAGGACAGCGTTCGTAGGATACAAGACTATCTGCAGAGGATATCAGAGG GCAAGGCAGCATCTATCGCTGACATGTGTATCACACCAAAGGAGTTCTTCTCCCGTCTTGGTGACTTTGGCCAGTACTGTCCAGTCAGCCTGGCCAAAGATGGTGAGCTGGTGGACTGCGCCGGACAGATCAACCTAGACAACGCTGCAGAATTCCGCGGTCGCTACTACAAGATGGAGAACCCTGAGAAGGTCAAGGAGTTCCTGGCCAGACCAGAACTCTATGTGCCACCTCAAGCTCCTAGAGCATTACCTCCTCCAGAGCTGCTGCCTAAGAGGAGAACAGCCATTGATGCTAAGAAGATGTTCCCTATGCAGATTGAGCTGCAGGGATACTGTCCTGTTACCTACCTGGATGGAAAGCTGAG GTATGAAGCAATCCTTCCAGGCAACCCGGATCTTATTGTGGAGTACAGGGAAAATATGTACTGCTTTGATTCTGAAGAAAAACTGCAGAAATTCATGAG GTATCCTGAGCGTTACTACAACCTGAAGTTACCTCACAAGTTACCACCCAGGAAGGACCCTCTCCTTGTGACCTCACTGCCTATGTTAGGTTATATGGAACAAACAATCTCAACTGCTATCACCAAGGCTCTTACTGCAACGGGCTGCTTCAAACCAAAGTTCCCCTTCGTCTCACCCTCAAGATCAGCGTTGCTATATCTGGCATTCCATCTCAAAG CGTACAACCCCAAGAGCTCCGACTATGTTCGCAAGAAGTACCGCAAGAAACTGGACCAGTTTGAGGAGCACTGTGAACTCATCCGTTACCTAGGCAACCAGATGGGACCACGATCTCGTAGTCCCAAAGAGCTTCCTATTGACTTTGATCACAAGATGCTTCTCTTTCTCAATCTAAAAGGACGAGAGCCTACACCATCAACATTGGTCGCTATGTAA